A DNA window from Halococcus saccharolyticus DSM 5350 contains the following coding sequences:
- the fmdA gene encoding formamidase produces the protein MPEVTFEVDVDEPPDEQPGANPFNRWHPDIPAVVESDPGETMRLEALDWTGGQIQDNDNADEVRDVDLTQVHYLAGPVHVNGAEPGDLLKVEFLDMGPLNERAEFGFTGTFSQQNGGGFLTDHFPDAAKSIWDLDGYTVSSRHIPDVRYQGKIHPGLAGCAPSQELLEEWNEREQGLIDKHEENPESIHNHPTGEEEPPVANPPTKDGALMGEMDSDEAEQAAEEAARTVPPREHGGNHDIKDLSIGSTVYFPVYVEGGKFGIGDFHASQGDGEITFCGAIEMAAYIDVKFDLVKEGMEKHGVDHPIFEPGNRGPTFEDYVTFCGYSVTEDGEQHYIDSHVAYRRASLQAIDYLKKFGYTGQQALHILGTAPIEGRQSGVVDVPNACSTLALPKGVFDFDISPENFGGHEDRGDIIVTDDPLG, from the coding sequence ATGCCCGAAGTAACGTTCGAAGTCGACGTGGACGAACCGCCCGACGAACAGCCCGGAGCCAATCCATTCAATCGGTGGCATCCGGACATTCCTGCGGTTGTCGAGTCTGATCCAGGCGAGACCATGCGTCTCGAGGCGCTTGACTGGACTGGCGGACAGATTCAAGATAATGATAACGCGGATGAAGTCCGTGACGTTGACCTCACACAGGTACATTATCTGGCTGGACCTGTCCACGTAAACGGTGCCGAACCCGGCGACTTGCTGAAAGTCGAGTTTCTCGACATGGGACCGCTCAACGAACGAGCGGAATTCGGCTTTACTGGAACCTTCTCCCAACAGAACGGCGGTGGATTCCTCACCGACCATTTCCCCGACGCAGCGAAGTCGATCTGGGACCTTGACGGTTATACTGTCTCGTCTCGACACATCCCGGATGTCCGCTATCAAGGAAAAATCCATCCGGGATTGGCTGGATGTGCTCCGAGTCAGGAACTCCTTGAAGAATGGAACGAGCGTGAACAAGGGCTAATCGACAAACATGAGGAGAACCCTGAGTCGATTCACAACCATCCGACCGGTGAAGAAGAGCCTCCGGTGGCGAACCCGCCGACGAAAGATGGTGCTCTCATGGGAGAGATGGACTCAGACGAAGCCGAACAGGCCGCAGAGGAAGCAGCCAGAACGGTTCCACCACGCGAACATGGCGGGAACCACGACATCAAAGATCTCTCGATAGGGTCCACAGTCTACTTCCCAGTTTACGTGGAGGGTGGCAAGTTCGGTATCGGAGACTTCCACGCCTCGCAAGGTGATGGCGAAATCACCTTCTGTGGCGCTATCGAGATGGCCGCGTACATCGACGTCAAGTTCGATCTCGTCAAGGAAGGCATGGAGAAACACGGCGTTGACCATCCAATATTCGAGCCAGGAAATCGAGGACCCACCTTCGAAGATTACGTCACCTTCTGTGGCTACTCGGTGACAGAGGATGGCGAACAGCATTACATCGACTCGCACGTCGCCTACCGTCGTGCGTCGCTCCAAGCGATAGATTACCTAAAGAAATTCGGATACACTGGTCAACAGGCGCTCCATATCTTAGGAACAGCTCCCATAGAGGGACGACAAAGCGGAGTCGTCGACGTTCCAAATGCATGCTCGACGCTCGCACTTCCAAAGGGAGTATTCGAC